The Salegentibacter mishustinae genome includes a window with the following:
- a CDS encoding chemotaxis protein CheB — MTKVNNYPSKSDLENKLKTEEPRVIAVGASAGGLEALKAFFEGIPETDKNAYVVIQHLSPDYKSMMGELLKKNTNLPIREVKDGKKIKQGHIYLIPPANNLTYEDNKLHLVEKPKDQSLNLPIDMFFESLSKQKKEKAIAVILSGTGSDGTRGVRAIKERDGMVMVQDPEEAKFDGMPQSAINTGLVDYVLPVSKMAKELKNFIDAPSVFHFKDGDLNYNESELIKILRFVDEKTGLDFREYKHATLARRIARRVNVCKCKSLSDYYEYLIHNEEEIDILHREFLIGVTKFFRDERVWKKLREEVIPQLVEKKKDGEVIKLWDVACSSGEEAYSFAMIINEEIERQNKSVDLKIFATDISQKHLDIGSEAFYPESIVADIDSELLLKYFVSKPDGYKVVEKMRRMVVFSRHNIIKNPPFSNMDMVACRNLLIYFQPGIQNKTLNFLQYALKVGGILVLGTSENVSSQKNNFKVIDRSAKIFRNENADKRLISDLSQTTTASNNLPANNREIKRPSYRKSSNPIKNKLAEELNETILETFGGASVFVDKDFNILQAVGEFRKYANLPVSGFSVNLLDMLGPDLKYIIQSTLKRAKKNNAKLRYKDASFEHNGEQGSVDIIVKPYHQKIEDDSTSFVITFIEKEVKLEDVDTLEKLTLTNRTKEYVADLEEELKETKEELQTSMEEIETSNEELQAANEELLASNEELQSTNEELQSVNEEINTVNAENLQKVEDLAALNADMHNLLESTEIGVIFLDTDLRIRKFTPAIQRHFNLIDSDEGRPIEHFTSSMGKNNLITRCKRVLRTGKILEKQVMTKDNSYYLRRISPYINSNDEISGVVVTFIDVGLLQRSKEKLIASEKRFKSFYEEDPVIHISVDPQTQLIVQCNEMAVTKLGYESKEDLIDKPVYDLYNEESQLRALKSNKEFKHTGAIVNMEQEMLTAAGDLLPVILNATAEKDVDGKVMTIRYTCVDISALKNAENQLKQQHDDLQRANKDLEQFVSICSHDLQEPLSTIKFGSDVLGKMYATKLDEKGKNYIQYIKDASTRLSEQIKALLEHSRIGRHGDKSLVNIKEIVEVVKYDLGKRIKDTNAKVNAGSLPKIMGYEVELRLLFQNLISNAIKYTPADRNPDVRIASYREGAHWVFSVTDNGYGISEEDKKNIFTIFNRVKETDSNEGTGVGLAHVEKIVQLHEGTIWVESQVDVGSTFYFKLKA, encoded by the coding sequence ATGACAAAAGTAAATAACTACCCTTCCAAATCGGATTTGGAAAACAAGCTTAAAACTGAAGAGCCTCGTGTTATTGCCGTAGGAGCAAGTGCCGGAGGTTTGGAAGCCCTAAAGGCTTTTTTTGAAGGCATACCCGAAACCGATAAGAATGCTTACGTAGTTATTCAGCATCTTTCTCCAGACTATAAAAGTATGATGGGGGAACTTCTTAAGAAGAATACGAATTTACCTATTCGAGAGGTTAAAGATGGAAAAAAAATAAAGCAAGGCCATATTTATTTAATTCCACCGGCCAATAACCTTACTTACGAAGATAATAAGCTACACCTGGTAGAAAAGCCAAAAGACCAAAGCTTAAACCTTCCAATAGATATGTTTTTCGAATCGCTTTCAAAACAAAAAAAGGAGAAAGCTATTGCAGTAATCTTAAGCGGAACCGGAAGCGACGGCACGCGGGGGGTGAGAGCAATAAAAGAACGAGACGGGATGGTTATGGTGCAGGATCCCGAAGAAGCTAAGTTTGACGGGATGCCACAAAGTGCAATAAACACCGGTCTTGTAGATTATGTGTTGCCAGTTTCTAAAATGGCCAAAGAGCTTAAAAACTTTATAGATGCTCCTTCTGTATTTCATTTTAAAGATGGAGATTTAAATTATAACGAAAGCGAATTAATTAAAATTCTTCGCTTTGTAGATGAAAAAACCGGTCTTGACTTTAGGGAATATAAGCACGCCACGCTTGCAAGAAGAATTGCCAGGAGGGTAAATGTTTGTAAGTGTAAAAGTCTGTCTGATTACTATGAGTATTTAATTCATAACGAAGAAGAGATAGATATACTTCATCGCGAATTTTTAATTGGAGTTACAAAATTTTTTAGAGATGAAAGAGTTTGGAAAAAATTAAGAGAAGAAGTAATTCCGCAACTGGTAGAAAAGAAAAAAGATGGTGAAGTAATTAAATTATGGGATGTTGCCTGCAGTAGTGGAGAGGAAGCTTATTCTTTTGCGATGATCATCAATGAAGAAATAGAACGACAGAATAAAAGTGTAGACTTAAAGATCTTTGCTACAGATATTTCCCAAAAGCATTTAGATATTGGTAGTGAAGCTTTTTACCCAGAAAGTATTGTTGCCGATATCGATTCAGAATTATTGCTGAAGTATTTTGTTAGTAAACCCGATGGCTATAAAGTAGTTGAAAAAATGCGCCGAATGGTGGTTTTCTCCAGGCATAATATTATTAAAAATCCGCCTTTTAGTAATATGGATATGGTGGCCTGTAGAAATCTTTTAATTTATTTTCAGCCCGGAATTCAAAATAAAACATTAAACTTTTTACAATATGCCTTAAAAGTTGGCGGAATTTTGGTTTTAGGAACTAGTGAAAATGTATCCTCTCAAAAAAATAATTTTAAAGTTATAGATCGTTCAGCGAAAATTTTTCGAAATGAAAATGCAGATAAGCGGTTAATTTCAGATCTTTCTCAAACAACAACTGCATCAAACAATTTGCCAGCGAATAATCGCGAAATTAAACGCCCATCCTATAGAAAATCTTCAAACCCAATTAAGAATAAACTTGCAGAAGAACTTAATGAAACTATACTGGAGACCTTTGGGGGTGCCAGTGTGTTTGTAGATAAAGATTTTAATATTTTACAGGCAGTTGGTGAATTTAGGAAATATGCGAATTTACCGGTGAGTGGTTTTTCTGTAAATCTGCTGGATATGCTGGGGCCAGATCTAAAATATATTATTCAAAGCACCCTGAAAAGGGCTAAAAAGAATAATGCAAAACTTAGATATAAAGATGCCTCTTTTGAGCATAATGGTGAGCAAGGTTCTGTAGATATTATTGTAAAGCCTTATCACCAGAAGATAGAAGATGATAGCACGAGTTTCGTGATTACTTTCATAGAAAAAGAAGTTAAGTTAGAAGATGTTGATACGCTTGAGAAATTAACGCTAACCAATCGCACCAAAGAATATGTTGCTGATTTAGAAGAGGAACTCAAAGAGACCAAGGAAGAGCTACAAACTTCTATGGAAGAAATTGAAACCAGTAATGAAGAGTTGCAAGCTGCAAATGAAGAATTACTGGCTTCTAATGAAGAATTACAAAGTACCAACGAAGAGCTGCAAAGTGTAAATGAGGAGATTAATACGGTAAATGCCGAAAATCTTCAGAAAGTAGAAGACCTGGCGGCTTTGAATGCCGATATGCATAATTTGCTGGAAAGCACTGAAATTGGTGTTATTTTTCTTGATACCGATTTAAGAATTAGAAAATTTACTCCTGCAATTCAAAGGCACTTTAATTTAATCGATTCAGATGAAGGTCGTCCCATAGAGCATTTTACTTCAAGTATGGGGAAAAATAACCTCATTACACGTTGTAAGCGGGTACTTAGAACAGGTAAGATCCTTGAAAAGCAAGTGATGACCAAGGATAACTCTTATTATTTACGAAGAATTTCACCTTATATAAATTCTAATGACGAAATAAGTGGAGTAGTAGTTACTTTTATAGATGTTGGCTTATTGCAAAGATCAAAGGAAAAATTAATTGCCAGTGAAAAGCGCTTCAAGTCTTTTTATGAAGAGGATCCTGTAATTCATATTAGTGTAGACCCGCAAACACAGCTTATTGTTCAATGTAATGAAATGGCGGTTACAAAGTTGGGTTATGAAAGTAAAGAAGATTTAATAGATAAACCGGTTTATGATCTTTATAATGAAGAGTCTCAGCTTAGAGCTTTAAAATCTAATAAAGAATTTAAGCATACCGGTGCTATAGTGAATATGGAGCAGGAAATGCTTACCGCTGCCGGAGATCTACTTCCCGTTATTTTAAATGCTACGGCAGAAAAGGATGTAGATGGCAAGGTAATGACTATAAGATATACTTGTGTAGATATTTCAGCCTTGAAAAATGCCGAAAATCAATTAAAGCAACAACACGACGATCTTCAGCGAGCTAATAAAGATCTGGAACAATTTGTCTCCATTTGCTCACATGATCTTCAGGAGCCGCTTTCCACCATTAAGTTTGGTAGCGATGTATTGGGGAAAATGTATGCTACGAAACTAGATGAAAAGGGAAAAAATTACATTCAGTATATAAAAGATGCTTCAACTCGTCTTTCAGAACAAATTAAAGCTTTACTGGAGCATTCCAGAATTGGACGTCACGGCGACAAAAGCCTGGTGAACATTAAAGAGATAGTAGAAGTTGTAAAATACGATCTTGGTAAAAGAATTAAGGATACCAATGCTAAGGTGAATGCCGGTTCATTGCCAAAGATTATGGGGTACGAGGTAGAATTGCGCCTGCTTTTTCAAAATCTTATTAGCAAC
- a CDS encoding MlaE family ABC transporter permease: MKFFSSYQSGFNSFFVEIGEMGNFTGRYFRELFSRPFEFREFLKQCYQMGNKSLLLVSVTGFILGLVFTLQSRPTLMEFGAVSWMPSMISISIVREIGPVIIALICAGRIGSSIGAELGSMKVTEQIDAMEVSGTNPFKFLVVTRILAATIMLPILVIIGDFVALIGSAIIENTNGDVSFLLYFNQVFEALEFTDLIPATIKTFFFGFAIGLVGCFKGYNSKKGTAGVGKASNSAVVFTSMLLFVLDFIAVFITDIFYN; encoded by the coding sequence ATGAAGTTTTTCTCCTCATATCAATCGGGTTTTAATTCCTTCTTTGTTGAGATAGGGGAAATGGGAAATTTTACCGGAAGATATTTCCGGGAACTTTTTAGCAGACCATTTGAATTCAGGGAATTTCTGAAACAATGTTATCAAATGGGGAATAAATCCCTGCTTTTAGTAAGCGTAACCGGGTTTATTTTAGGTTTGGTTTTCACTCTGCAATCCAGACCAACCTTAATGGAATTTGGGGCAGTTTCGTGGATGCCATCTATGATAAGTATTTCTATAGTTCGTGAAATTGGGCCGGTAATCATCGCACTTATATGTGCCGGAAGAATCGGTTCCAGTATAGGTGCCGAGTTGGGCTCTATGAAGGTAACCGAACAAATAGATGCTATGGAAGTTTCAGGTACGAATCCGTTTAAATTTTTGGTGGTTACCAGGATTTTAGCAGCAACTATTATGCTACCAATTTTAGTAATTATAGGCGACTTTGTGGCATTAATAGGATCGGCGATTATAGAAAACACAAATGGCGATGTCTCATTTTTACTCTATTTTAACCAGGTTTTTGAAGCCCTTGAGTTTACAGATTTAATACCCGCAACCATAAAGACCTTTTTCTTTGGTTTTGCTATAGGGCTTGTAGGTTGTTTTAAAGGCTATAACAGTAAAAAAGGAACCGCGGGGGTAGGAAAAGCATCTAACTCTGCAGTGGTTTTTACTTCTATGCTATTGTTTGTACTGGATTTTATCGCTGTTTTTATAACCGATATTTTTTATAACTAA
- a CDS encoding ABC transporter ATP-binding protein encodes MEKKPVIEISHLYKSFGTVDVLKDFNLNLFEGENLVLMGKSGSGKSVMIKCLVGLMEVDKGSIKVLGKDIAELKQNELDELRTDIGFLFQGSALYDSMTVRENLEFPLRRHSHNSEKKTQALVKEALDNVGLPDTIDLMPAELSGGMQRRIALARALILKPKIIIYDEPTTGLDPITAKEIILLMMNIQKKYATSSLIITHDVDCARVISNRMILLLDGKDYAEGSFNDLAKSDDPKIKAFFK; translated from the coding sequence ATGGAAAAAAAACCGGTAATAGAGATAAGTCATTTATACAAAAGCTTTGGGACGGTTGATGTTCTTAAGGATTTTAATCTGAACCTTTTCGAGGGTGAGAACCTTGTTTTAATGGGGAAATCTGGTTCTGGGAAATCGGTGATGATCAAATGTCTGGTAGGCCTAATGGAGGTTGACAAGGGAAGTATTAAAGTTTTAGGAAAGGATATCGCAGAACTAAAACAAAACGAACTGGATGAATTGCGAACCGATATAGGATTTCTATTCCAGGGCAGCGCTTTGTACGATTCTATGACGGTACGGGAGAATTTAGAGTTTCCTCTAAGAAGGCACAGTCATAATTCTGAAAAGAAAACTCAAGCACTGGTAAAGGAGGCTTTAGATAATGTTGGATTACCAGACACTATAGATCTTATGCCTGCCGAACTTTCTGGAGGAATGCAACGCCGAATTGCCCTGGCGAGAGCACTTATTCTAAAACCAAAGATCATTATATATGACGAACCTACCACCGGATTAGATCCAATAACTGCGAAGGAAATTATTTTATTAATGATGAATATTCAGAAAAAATATGCAACCTCATCGCTAATAATTACCCACGATGTTGACTGTGCCCGGGTAATTTCAAATAGAATGATCTTGCTATTAGACGGAAAAGATTATGCCGAGGGAAGCTTTAATGATCTCGCTAAATCTGATGATCCTAAAATTAAAGCCTTTTTTAAATAA
- a CDS encoding MlaD family protein, whose product MKSNSGQNLKLGILIVAGLTIFTLGVYFIGNKQNLFGDSIMLSSVFKNVNGLQLGNNVRYSGVNVGTVKNIKFLNDTAICVDMLIDRESGNLIKHSSLATINSDGLVGSMVLNILPNSEVSSRTIKEGDTLESLSQVATADMLNTLNQTNENAALLTADLLKITNSINAGEGVLGDLLKNETLAHNIQESAANLNETTNSAREGLNKINRILNAVDYENSVAGLLLSDSTAQKSFSSIIEDLKTTSSQIKEISADLGEFSNSLNSEKGALNYVVKDTSFVNHLDESMQNIEEATFRFNQNMEALKHNILFRGYFRKLERQKAREERKQ is encoded by the coding sequence ATGAAATCAAATTCCGGACAAAATCTAAAATTAGGAATTCTTATTGTGGCTGGACTAACCATCTTTACACTTGGAGTTTATTTTATTGGTAATAAACAAAACCTGTTTGGAGATTCCATAATGCTAAGTTCTGTCTTTAAAAATGTGAATGGACTGCAACTTGGGAATAATGTACGTTATTCTGGAGTTAATGTAGGAACTGTGAAGAACATCAAATTTTTAAACGACACTGCAATTTGTGTAGATATGCTTATTGACCGTGAATCTGGAAACCTAATTAAACACAGTTCTTTGGCAACCATAAATTCTGACGGTTTAGTAGGAAGTATGGTTTTAAATATTCTTCCCAATAGTGAAGTATCCTCCCGCACTATAAAAGAAGGCGACACCTTAGAATCGCTTAGCCAGGTAGCTACCGCCGATATGCTTAACACTCTAAACCAAACCAATGAAAATGCTGCCCTTTTAACAGCCGATCTCTTAAAGATCACTAATAGTATTAATGCCGGAGAAGGTGTTTTAGGAGATTTACTCAAGAATGAAACCCTGGCACATAACATTCAGGAAAGCGCTGCAAATTTAAATGAAACTACCAATTCTGCCCGGGAAGGATTAAATAAAATAAATCGTATTTTAAACGCTGTAGATTATGAAAATAGCGTTGCAGGATTACTTCTTAGCGACTCTACCGCTCAAAAAAGCTTTAGCAGCATTATTGAAGATCTAAAAACTACATCCTCACAAATAAAGGAGATAAGCGCAGATTTGGGAGAGTTTTCCAATAGTCTTAATTCAGAGAAAGGTGCCTTAAATTACGTAGTTAAAGACACCTCATTTGTGAATCATCTTGATGAAAGTATGCAAAATATTGAAGAGGCTACCTTTCGCTTCAATCAGAACATGGAGGCTTTAAAACACAATATATTATTCCGAGGTTATTTTAGAAAACTGGAGCGACAAAAAGCAAGAGAAGAGAGAAAACAATAA
- a CDS encoding zinc ribbon domain-containing protein encodes METLICQSCGWPFTLATAGRNRDNTKNKDYCQDCFQDGAFTDKSLNLHQLEVKLLEMAEVHDDISLEEAQELIKKLPELKRWRMDHI; translated from the coding sequence ATGGAAACGCTAATTTGCCAAAGTTGTGGATGGCCATTTACGCTGGCTACCGCCGGGAGAAATCGTGATAATACGAAAAATAAAGATTATTGCCAGGACTGCTTTCAGGATGGAGCGTTTACTGACAAGTCTCTTAATTTACATCAATTAGAAGTGAAGCTTTTGGAAATGGCAGAAGTTCATGATGATATTAGCCTGGAAGAGGCACAGGAACTTATCAAAAAACTTCCCGAATTAAAAAGGTGGCGTATGGATCATATTTAG
- a CDS encoding Crp/Fnr family transcriptional regulator, whose product MKYVVFFSEKDFSSFKLDQSAVLKDWHYAYINSLKILRNFIIEKKPELIIWKHTTKISSELFNLTPELYNTQLLSIISEESLETWQPIHSKHHYLPDSFSTVEILNKIDALLCLNNEEIIESEKAQRGLISNIETLKNYIKEKGEELTWHKNKMIFRENRHSSFIYLLNNGLVKTSRMDQLGKELITGIYRNNELLGLYGFQKDPICPETATTLEATKMYRILYKDFKEILQENPGLSLDLAQHLTDTVSRLKSQLLEMAYASVLKKTSNTILQFADDLQNPDFQGLKISRTDLASIAGISPESFIRSLSCLKKEGIISIKGKNINILNSEKLQHIT is encoded by the coding sequence ATGAAGTATGTGGTATTTTTTTCAGAAAAAGATTTCAGCTCTTTTAAACTTGATCAATCTGCAGTTTTAAAAGATTGGCATTATGCTTATATCAATTCCTTGAAAATTCTAAGAAACTTTATAATTGAAAAAAAGCCTGAACTGATCATTTGGAAACATACAACTAAAATTTCCTCTGAACTTTTTAATCTTACCCCAGAGCTTTATAATACCCAGTTACTTTCAATTATTTCTGAAGAAAGTCTTGAGACCTGGCAGCCAATTCACAGCAAACACCATTATTTACCAGACTCCTTTTCCACCGTTGAAATCTTGAATAAAATTGATGCTTTGCTATGTCTTAATAATGAAGAAATTATTGAGAGTGAAAAAGCACAAAGGGGGTTAATTTCAAATATTGAGACTTTAAAAAATTATATAAAAGAAAAAGGAGAAGAGTTAACCTGGCATAAAAATAAAATGATATTCAGGGAAAACAGGCATTCCAGCTTTATTTATCTCTTAAACAACGGCCTTGTGAAAACTTCCAGAATGGACCAGCTTGGAAAAGAATTAATCACCGGAATTTATCGTAATAATGAGTTGCTGGGCTTATATGGTTTTCAGAAAGATCCTATTTGCCCTGAAACTGCTACCACTCTAGAAGCTACCAAAATGTACCGTATCTTATACAAGGATTTTAAAGAAATACTTCAGGAAAACCCTGGCTTGAGCCTGGACCTGGCCCAACATTTAACCGACACTGTTTCGAGACTCAAATCACAATTATTAGAGATGGCATATGCCTCGGTTCTAAAAAAAACTTCCAATACCATTCTTCAATTTGCCGATGATCTACAAAATCCAGATTTCCAGGGATTAAAAATCTCCAGAACCGATCTTGCAAGCATTGCCGGGATTTCTCCAGAAAGTTTTATACGAAGTCTTTCCTGCCTAAAGAAAGAAGGCATCATCTCAATAAAAGGAAAAAATATAAATATTTTGAACTCAGAAAAACTGCAACATATCACATAA
- a CDS encoding Hsp20/alpha crystallin family protein, whose product MSITKSGNRRTPAIGSSLLTNDPFFSDLMDTKRGIFNLNRFFNGDFDKDLFPALNVKEKENEFEIELAAPGLSIDDFKIFIEDGILSVSAEKENKIEEEKEGFVRKEFNYNSFSRNISLPEEVDMDKEVEAKYKEGILKMSLKKRKTAKAKKAKTVNVS is encoded by the coding sequence ATGTCTATCACTAAATCTGGTAATCGTAGAACTCCAGCAATAGGAAGTTCACTTTTAACTAATGATCCATTTTTTTCTGACTTAATGGATACTAAAAGAGGAATTTTTAATTTAAACCGTTTTTTTAATGGAGATTTTGACAAAGATCTATTTCCTGCATTAAATGTAAAGGAAAAAGAAAACGAGTTTGAAATTGAACTTGCAGCTCCCGGACTTTCAATAGATGACTTTAAAATCTTTATCGAAGATGGTATTTTATCAGTTTCTGCCGAAAAGGAAAATAAGATCGAAGAAGAAAAAGAAGGTTTTGTTAGAAAGGAGTTTAACTACAACAGCTTTTCCAGAAATATAAGTCTGCCAGAAGAAGTAGATATGGATAAAGAAGTAGAAGCCAAATACAAAGAAGGTATTTTAAAAATGAGCCTTAAGAAAAGAAAGACTGCAAAGGCTAAAAAAGCCAAAACGGTAAATGTATCTTAA
- a CDS encoding WG repeat-containing protein, with protein sequence MKNLILGILISIPFVLFAQEPKEFDFVANQENGFTAVKQGDTWGFVDAKGDMVVSLRKDLISNEDPKSGKIGVEGIRYPQLKDERAIIKKQENGINYYGFINTRGKTIIEPIYLNVSNFSNGKALAIKLEEERLGKNQLLGKGVISYKYDVVLLNKEGEVVKYLEGPFPVTVSKKKLRTAPAINAKWLGENMVSVKGPNGKWKIHKL encoded by the coding sequence ATGAAAAATTTAATATTGGGAATCTTAATAAGTATTCCATTTGTGCTGTTCGCGCAAGAACCGAAAGAATTTGATTTTGTAGCTAATCAGGAAAATGGGTTTACAGCTGTGAAACAAGGCGATACCTGGGGATTTGTAGATGCTAAAGGGGATATGGTGGTTTCACTTAGAAAAGACCTTATTTCTAATGAAGATCCAAAAAGTGGAAAAATTGGGGTAGAGGGAATTCGATACCCGCAATTAAAAGATGAACGAGCCATTATCAAAAAGCAGGAAAATGGTATTAATTACTATGGCTTCATAAATACCCGCGGAAAAACCATTATCGAACCAATATATCTTAATGTAAGTAACTTTTCTAATGGCAAAGCGCTGGCCATAAAACTTGAAGAAGAGAGACTTGGTAAAAACCAACTGCTAGGTAAAGGGGTTATTTCTTATAAATATGATGTAGTTCTTCTAAATAAAGAAGGGGAAGTAGTAAAGTATTTGGAAGGGCCTTTTCCGGTTACAGTTTCTAAGAAGAAATTAAGAACAGCTCCTGCAATTAATGCAAAATGGTTGGGAGAAAATATGGTAAGCGTGAAGGGACCTAATGGAAAATGGAAAATTCATAAACTATAA
- a CDS encoding universal stress protein, with protein MRKIILPTDFSENAYNALRYACQLFKYEKSELILLHAYAEKVYTDENLVSNELIDELKAVTKKKAETELTAISSKIHDEFCNPRHRIKLIAAFGDLVDEVNNLVNSENADLVVMGTRGFTNNSKLGIGSNTLLVLKYVQCPVLAIPANFKYQDPQNILFPTNFLIPYQKRELKVVGEIARDFNSKIHFLYLSKHKATSNRQKDNLEFLKQQFYNIITEEHQLDESIKEKAIEDFIATNEIDLLVMVNSRHTYLEDMLLTSTIDKVGLHPKVPLLALQNFNRECT; from the coding sequence ATGAGAAAGATAATTTTACCCACAGATTTTTCGGAAAATGCATATAATGCTTTGCGATATGCCTGCCAGCTTTTTAAGTATGAAAAAAGTGAATTAATTCTTTTACACGCTTACGCAGAAAAGGTTTATACCGATGAAAACTTGGTAAGCAACGAATTGATAGATGAGTTAAAAGCAGTCACTAAAAAGAAAGCAGAAACAGAACTGACTGCAATAAGTTCAAAAATTCATGATGAGTTTTGCAATCCCAGGCATAGGATAAAATTGATCGCGGCTTTTGGTGATTTGGTAGATGAGGTAAACAATTTAGTGAATTCAGAAAATGCTGATCTTGTGGTGATGGGAACCCGAGGATTTACCAATAATAGTAAACTGGGAATTGGGAGTAATACCCTACTTGTGCTAAAATATGTGCAATGCCCTGTTTTGGCAATCCCTGCTAATTTTAAATACCAGGATCCGCAGAATATCCTATTCCCAACTAATTTTTTAATTCCGTATCAAAAAAGAGAATTAAAAGTTGTTGGGGAAATTGCTCGCGATTTCAATTCTAAAATTCACTTTCTATATTTATCTAAGCATAAAGCCACTTCTAACAGGCAAAAGGACAACCTGGAATTTTTAAAACAACAATTCTACAATATTATTACAGAAGAACATCAACTAGATGAATCAATAAAGGAAAAGGCCATAGAAGATTTTATAGCAACCAATGAAATAGATCTTCTGGTTATGGTAAATTCCCGTCACACCTATTTAGAAGATATGCTATTAACATCTACTATAGATAAAGTAGGCCTACATCCAAAAGTCCCGCTTCTTGCTTTACAAAATTTTAATAGGGAATGCACTTAA
- a CDS encoding universal stress protein produces the protein MKKILLPTDFSENAYNAITYALKAFKDEECRFYLLNTYTPVLYDSEYILYNSTQPNLAEAYQKNSQTGLKKVQRKIKRDFDNPNHHFEKISAFNLLIDEMKEQVKSKEIDLVVMGTQGATGAEEILIGTNTVQAINKLKVPLLTIPSEYEYKPPLNILFPTDFQLHFSAPQLEPILNVAKNHNSKLNILHIFFGKDLDEKQEENKKNLSKVLEDFPHQFNTIEDKSVTKAIEKFQEQNTVDLLFMVNNKRSFFENLLFRPVVNKIGFHIKVPFMVIPSGKFS, from the coding sequence ATGAAAAAAATACTCTTACCCACAGACTTTTCAGAGAACGCATATAATGCCATTACCTATGCGCTTAAAGCATTCAAGGACGAAGAATGTAGATTTTACCTTCTAAATACCTACACCCCGGTTTTATACGATTCAGAATATATTTTATACAACAGCACTCAACCCAATCTTGCTGAAGCTTACCAGAAAAATTCCCAAACAGGCTTAAAAAAAGTACAACGAAAGATTAAACGTGATTTCGATAACCCAAATCATCATTTCGAAAAAATTTCGGCCTTTAATCTTTTAATAGACGAGATGAAAGAACAGGTGAAATCTAAAGAAATAGACCTGGTAGTAATGGGAACCCAGGGAGCCACCGGTGCCGAAGAGATCTTAATTGGCACCAACACGGTTCAGGCTATTAATAAACTAAAGGTTCCTCTGTTAACCATCCCTTCAGAATATGAATATAAACCACCTCTAAACATTTTATTTCCTACAGATTTTCAATTGCATTTTAGCGCTCCGCAATTGGAACCTATTTTAAATGTGGCAAAAAATCATAACTCGAAACTCAATATTCTGCACATTTTCTTCGGAAAAGATCTTGATGAAAAACAGGAAGAAAATAAAAAGAACCTAAGTAAAGTTCTTGAAGACTTTCCGCATCAATTCAATACAATTGAAGATAAAAGTGTAACGAAAGCCATCGAAAAATTTCAGGAGCAAAACACGGTAGATTTACTCTTTATGGTAAACAATAAGCGTAGTTTTTTTGAGAACCTTTTGTTTAGACCGGTAGTCAATAAAATAGGTTTTCATATTAAAGTTCCATTTATGGTAATCCCATCAGGAAAATTCAGCTAA